One window of Salegentibacter sp. Hel_I_6 genomic DNA carries:
- a CDS encoding phosphatidate cytidylyltransferase: MREAIVRTISGLLYVSILVASILSSEFIFISLFYILGLVCLIEMQKLLHLKSYALFVVQALLFYLFSYLKFNQDATILLLFITIFVNLFLVKDLLFVKKIPVFEKKKYIIIIFYLISSVIFLTLIPTIEGVFIPKLVVGIFFLIWTNDTFAYIVGKNFGNKKLFERISPNKTVEGFLGGLVFSGIASFFIFYYTEFLTFPIWLGLAIILSIFGTLGDLIQSKFKRQAGVKDSGTLMPGHGGLFDRLDSIIFSSPFVYAYLYILNYVS; this comes from the coding sequence ATGAGGGAAGCCATTGTTAGAACTATTTCAGGATTATTGTATGTATCCATTTTGGTTGCTTCCATCCTTTCTTCAGAGTTCATCTTTATTAGTCTATTTTATATTTTAGGGTTAGTATGCCTTATAGAAATGCAAAAGCTATTACATTTAAAAAGCTATGCTTTATTTGTCGTTCAGGCATTACTATTTTATCTTTTCAGCTATTTAAAATTTAATCAGGATGCTACTATTCTGCTGCTTTTTATAACAATTTTCGTAAACCTATTCCTCGTAAAAGATTTACTTTTTGTAAAAAAAATACCGGTGTTTGAGAAGAAGAAATATATTATTATAATTTTCTATCTTATTTCTTCAGTAATATTTCTAACACTTATTCCTACTATAGAAGGCGTTTTTATTCCAAAGCTCGTAGTTGGAATTTTCTTCCTGATTTGGACTAACGATACATTTGCTTATATTGTAGGTAAGAATTTTGGGAATAAAAAACTCTTTGAGCGCATTTCTCCCAACAAAACTGTAGAAGGTTTTTTGGGTGGATTAGTTTTTAGCGGAATAGCCAGTTTTTTTATTTTTTATTATACAGAGTTTCTAACTTTTCCCATCTGGCTTGGGTTAGCTATAATACTTAGCATATTCGGGACATTAGGTGATCTTATTCAGTCAAAATTCAAACGCCAGGCCGGTGTGAAAGATAGTGGCACGTTAATGCCAGGTCACGGCGGATTGTTTGATAGATTAGATAGTATTATCTTTTCGAGTCCATTTGTATACGCTTATTTATATATTCTAAATTATGTTTCATAA
- a CDS encoding phosphatidylserine decarboxylase family protein codes for MFHKEGYKIMALAALLLIAINVVSYSFINTYWVKFAILVATVILFLLIIQFFRNPKRKTDLNDAHVVAPVDGKVVVIEEVEEKEYFKDRRLQVSIFMSPINVHVTRHPIGGMVKYSKYHPGKFLVAWHPKSSEENERTTVVVANDIAGEVLYRQIAGAMAKRIVNYAEVDTEVIQGSDSGFIKFGSRVDVFLPLGTPISVKLNQKVKGGLSVIAKIEE; via the coding sequence ATGTTTCATAAAGAAGGTTATAAAATTATGGCATTAGCAGCTTTACTGCTAATCGCAATAAACGTAGTATCATATTCGTTTATAAATACATACTGGGTAAAATTTGCCATTCTGGTAGCCACAGTTATATTGTTTTTACTTATCATACAGTTCTTTAGGAACCCTAAACGTAAAACCGATTTAAATGATGCTCACGTAGTAGCACCTGTAGATGGTAAAGTAGTGGTTATTGAGGAAGTTGAAGAGAAAGAATATTTTAAAGACAGGCGTTTACAGGTTTCAATTTTTATGTCACCGATAAATGTGCATGTTACCAGACATCCCATTGGCGGAATGGTAAAATATAGTAAATATCATCCTGGAAAATTTTTGGTTGCATGGCATCCAAAATCCAGCGAGGAGAATGAAAGGACTACTGTTGTGGTAGCAAACGATATTGCAGGCGAAGTTTTATACCGTCAAATTGCTGGGGCAATGGCCAAAAGAATCGTAAACTACGCTGAAGTTGACACCGAAGTGATTCAGGGAAGCGACAGTGGATTTATAAAATTTGGGTCTCGGGTGGATGTTTTTCTACCCTTAGGGACGCCAATTTCAGTTAAGCTTAATCAAAAGGTAAAAGGCGGGCTAAGTGTAATAGCCAAAATTGAAGAATAA